A part of Candidatus Auribacterota bacterium genomic DNA contains:
- the hisF gene encoding imidazole glycerol phosphate synthase subunit HisF: MLAKRIIPCLDVKEGRVVKGVNFVRLRDAGDPAEAAQAYDAAGADELVFLDITASHEKRPTLIDVVRRTADLIFLPLTVGGGIDDLDGIRALLLAGADKVSINTAAVDDPGFISRAAKSFGSQCIVLAIDARRSADSWEVYTHGGREATGMDAILWARRGAECGAGEILLTSMDADGTENGYDLDLTRRVAESVHVPVIASGGAGTLEHLHAALTAGKADAALAASIFHFGKYSVGEAKRYLKGKGIEVRV, translated from the coding sequence ATGCTAGCCAAGAGGATCATCCCCTGCCTCGACGTCAAAGAGGGCAGGGTCGTCAAGGGGGTCAATTTCGTTCGGCTGCGCGATGCCGGCGACCCCGCCGAGGCAGCTCAGGCGTATGACGCGGCGGGAGCCGATGAGCTCGTGTTCCTTGATATCACCGCGTCTCACGAAAAGAGGCCGACGCTCATTGATGTGGTGCGGCGCACGGCGGACCTCATCTTCCTGCCGCTCACCGTAGGGGGCGGCATCGACGACCTTGACGGTATCCGCGCGCTGCTTCTGGCGGGGGCCGATAAGGTATCCATAAATACCGCTGCGGTGGACGATCCCGGCTTCATCAGCCGCGCGGCAAAATCTTTTGGTTCGCAGTGTATCGTGCTCGCGATTGACGCGCGGAGGAGCGCGGACAGCTGGGAGGTGTACACGCACGGCGGGAGAGAGGCGACGGGAATGGATGCGATCCTCTGGGCGCGACGCGGCGCCGAGTGCGGCGCTGGAGAGATCCTCCTCACGAGCATGGATGCCGATGGCACGGAAAACGGATACGATCTCGATCTGACACGGCGGGTCGCGGAGAGTGTCCATGTGCCGGTAATCGCGTCAGGAGGCGCCGGGACCCTTGAACACCTACATGCCGCGCTCACCGCGGGAAAAGCGGACGCGGCCCTCGCGGCATCGATTTTCCATTTTGGCAAGTATTCAGTTGGGGAGGCCAAGCGCTACCTGAAGGGGAAAGGGATCGAGGTGCGTGTATGA
- the hisD gene encoding histidinol dehydrogenase, which produces MSAFEKKVALIIEQVRRGGDRALVRFTRDYDRVRIRQGGIRVTRGEIAAALKETGAGFTRFVRRMGRNVSSYHRKQVSAARFFKNVHGAQVGWLYRPVEKVGVYLPAGSAPLVSTALMTIVPAKVAGVREIVVATPPGKNGRINPFLLAACHELGANCIVGIGGAQAIAAMAFGTRSVPRVDMIVGPGNRYVTEAKRQLYGKVGIDMTAGPSEVAIIADCTAHPSFIAADLLAQAEHDPLSTAVLLTPSVRLLRRVRREIQNQLQSLERKEILSKAMARGLKLIKCRSLGDAVARVNLMAPEHLEIIVRDPGEILMGIRHAGAIFVGAYSPTVLGDYVAGPSHVLPTGGTARYFSVLSIDTFLKRVSVVRYGRASLRKASRSAERLAMLEGLGAHARSIRLRLEKK; this is translated from the coding sequence ATGAGCGCATTTGAAAAAAAGGTGGCCCTGATCATTGAGCAGGTGAGGCGGGGGGGGGACCGCGCGCTCGTCCGCTTCACCAGGGACTACGACCGCGTGCGCATCCGGCAAGGCGGGATCCGTGTCACCAGGGGGGAAATTGCGGCTGCCCTCAAGGAAACGGGCGCCGGTTTTACGCGATTCGTGAGGAGGATGGGCAGGAATGTTTCGTCCTATCACAGGAAGCAGGTGTCAGCCGCCAGATTTTTCAAGAACGTTCATGGAGCCCAGGTCGGCTGGCTCTATCGTCCCGTCGAGAAAGTGGGTGTGTATCTCCCTGCGGGGAGTGCCCCACTGGTGTCCACGGCCCTGATGACCATTGTGCCGGCGAAGGTAGCGGGCGTTCGTGAGATCGTCGTCGCAACGCCCCCCGGTAAGAACGGGAGGATCAATCCGTTCCTCCTTGCCGCCTGCCACGAGCTGGGCGCGAATTGTATCGTCGGCATTGGCGGGGCCCAGGCGATCGCGGCGATGGCATTCGGGACGCGGAGCGTCCCCAGGGTTGATATGATTGTCGGCCCTGGCAATAGGTATGTCACCGAGGCAAAGCGCCAGCTCTACGGGAAGGTGGGAATTGATATGACTGCGGGGCCGAGCGAGGTGGCGATTATCGCTGACTGCACCGCTCATCCGTCATTCATTGCCGCCGATCTTCTGGCGCAGGCGGAGCACGACCCTCTGAGTACCGCCGTTCTCTTAACGCCCTCCGTGCGGCTCCTGCGCCGGGTGAGGAGAGAGATTCAGAATCAGTTGCAGTCGCTCGAAAGAAAAGAGATACTCTCTAAGGCGATGGCGCGCGGCCTCAAACTTATTAAATGCCGCAGCCTCGGCGATGCGGTGGCAAGGGTCAACCTGATGGCTCCTGAGCATCTCGAGATCATTGTCCGCGATCCCGGGGAGATTCTCATGGGGATCCGTCATGCGGGAGCCATCTTCGTGGGGGCATACAGCCCCACCGTGTTGGGTGATTATGTCGCGGGGCCGAGCCATGTGCTCCCCACGGGCGGGACGGCCAGGTATTTTTCTGTGCTCTCGATTGATACTTTTTTGAAGCGCGTGAGCGTGGTGAGATATGGCAGGGCTTCGCTCAGAAAGGCCTCTCGGTCGGCAGAGCGCCTGGCCATGCTGGAGGGACTCGGTGCACACGCGAGGTCCATCCGGCTGAGATTGGAAAAGAAATAG
- the hisC gene encoding histidinol-phosphate transaminase, whose amino-acid sequence MQKKISLLFQRAQGKEMSPIRKNIARMEGYKPGEQPSTTDYIKLNTNENPYPPSPRVQKALVAEIERLRLYPDPMATRLRERIAELHQVPLENILVGNGSDELLTIVIRTFTDRGDLVASPSPTYTLYKTLCEIQGARYVPVEYRDDYSLNENLIPSRAKIVFVANPNSPSGTLLPEETLAKIAATISGVLVIDEAYVDFSRKNCLGLLKNHTNVIILRTLSKSFSLAGLRIGYALADKDIIANFIKVKDSYNVSRLAIAGGLAALSDLEWMRANIRKIIGTRRRLIWGLEELGFSVYPSEANFVLARLDAFPADQLYRQLKRKKILVRYYDTPCLRNCLRISVGTDREIKQLVIHIAEIMGWRSRS is encoded by the coding sequence ATGCAAAAGAAAATTTCCTTACTATTTCAGCGCGCTCAAGGGAAAGAGATGAGCCCCATTCGCAAAAACATAGCGCGGATGGAGGGGTATAAGCCGGGCGAGCAGCCGTCTACCACGGATTACATCAAGCTCAATACGAACGAGAATCCCTATCCGCCCTCGCCGCGCGTCCAAAAGGCGCTGGTCGCCGAGATTGAGCGGCTCCGCCTCTATCCGGATCCGATGGCGACCAGGCTGCGGGAGAGAATCGCCGAACTCCATCAGGTACCGCTGGAAAATATTCTCGTGGGGAATGGCTCTGATGAACTTCTGACAATCGTGATCCGGACATTTACCGACAGGGGCGATCTTGTGGCGAGTCCCTCACCAACGTACACACTTTACAAGACATTGTGTGAGATACAGGGGGCGCGGTACGTCCCCGTTGAATACCGGGATGACTACTCGCTGAACGAGAATCTGATCCCCTCACGGGCGAAGATTGTTTTCGTCGCCAACCCCAACTCCCCTTCCGGGACGCTCCTGCCGGAGGAAACCCTTGCCAAAATCGCGGCCACTATCTCCGGCGTCCTCGTCATTGATGAGGCGTATGTGGATTTCTCCAGGAAGAACTGCCTGGGTCTCTTGAAGAACCACACAAATGTGATCATCCTGCGCACCCTCTCGAAGTCATTCTCACTCGCGGGGCTGAGGATTGGCTATGCGCTCGCCGATAAGGATATCATCGCAAATTTCATCAAAGTCAAAGATTCATACAATGTGAGCCGGCTGGCGATCGCGGGCGGCCTCGCGGCACTGAGCGACCTCGAATGGATGAGGGCGAATATCCGGAAAATAATCGGCACCAGGAGGCGACTCATATGGGGGCTTGAAGAGCTCGGCTTCTCTGTGTACCCCTCGGAAGCCAATTTTGTGCTCGCGAGGCTCGACGCCTTCCCGGCCGACCAGCTATACCGGCAACTCAAGAGAAAGAAAATTCTCGTGCGCTATTACGACACCCCGTGCTTAAGAAACTGCCTGAGGATCAGCGTGGGGACAGACCGCGAAATAAAGCAGCTCGTCATTCATATTGCGGAGATCATGGGCTGGAGGAGCAGGAGTTAA
- a CDS encoding RecX family transcriptional regulator: MRKRSLLKGKGASGNRAEDASGGYSKAMSAALRLLSFRPRTEQELASRLYAKGFAQDLIARVCERLKALAYIDDRQFAISWIKAFSGPRCRNAWVLKRELKKKGIVPELADEVVKDNFKKEEVFKAACELARQRMSKAASREADRVKTRVQNLLLRRGFDYDFIREVIAGAIDTKEE, encoded by the coding sequence GTGAGGAAACGGTCGCTTTTGAAGGGGAAGGGCGCGTCTGGCAATCGCGCGGAGGATGCATCCGGCGGTTACTCCAAGGCCATGAGTGCTGCCTTGAGGCTCCTCTCCTTCCGGCCGCGCACAGAGCAGGAGCTGGCGAGCCGCTTATATGCAAAGGGCTTTGCTCAGGATCTGATCGCACGGGTGTGCGAGAGATTGAAAGCGCTGGCCTATATTGATGACCGCCAGTTTGCCATATCCTGGATCAAGGCCTTCTCCGGTCCCAGGTGCCGAAATGCCTGGGTGTTGAAGCGGGAGCTCAAGAAGAAGGGAATTGTTCCCGAGCTCGCTGATGAGGTCGTCAAAGATAATTTTAAAAAGGAGGAAGTTTTTAAGGCCGCCTGCGAGCTCGCGCGGCAGAGGATGAGCAAAGCGGCCTCACGCGAGGCCGATAGGGTGAAAACACGGGTACAAAACCTGCTCCTCCGCAGGGGGTTCGACTACGATTTTATCCGGGAGGTCATTGCCGGAGCGATCGACACAAAGGAAGAATAG
- the hisB gene encoding imidazoleglycerol-phosphate dehydratase HisB produces MAARKVTVNRKTRETDIRMQVNLDGTGASRICTGIGIFDHMLELFSKHSRIDMVLTARGDLRVDAHHTVEDIGICLGEGIKKALGRKEGIARYGFCNLPMDEALASIAIDLSGRSYLRYEAKLGRRKIGGFDLQLIEEFFQSFVNHAGLTLHIEMLSGRNPHHIIEAIFKGVARAMAMAISRSGKKRGIPSTKGAL; encoded by the coding sequence ATGGCAGCCAGAAAAGTAACGGTCAACAGGAAAACCCGCGAGACGGATATCCGGATGCAGGTCAATCTCGACGGGACGGGAGCCTCGCGCATCTGCACGGGGATCGGCATCTTCGATCACATGCTCGAGCTCTTTTCAAAACACTCACGCATAGACATGGTTCTCACTGCGCGGGGAGACCTCCGGGTCGATGCGCACCATACCGTGGAGGATATAGGAATCTGCCTGGGCGAGGGGATCAAGAAAGCCCTCGGCCGCAAGGAGGGCATTGCCCGATACGGGTTCTGCAATCTCCCGATGGATGAGGCACTGGCCTCGATAGCGATTGACCTGAGCGGGCGTTCCTACCTCCGGTACGAGGCAAAGCTGGGGAGGAGGAAGATCGGGGGTTTTGATCTCCAGCTCATCGAGGAGTTTTTTCAGTCCTTCGTGAACCATGCCGGCCTCACCCTGCACATCGAGATGCTCAGCGGCAGGAATCCCCACCACATCATAGAGGCGATTTTTAAGGGTGTGGCGAGGGCAATGGCAATGGCGATCAGCAGGAGCGGAAAGAAGAGGGGGATCCCCTCGACCAAAGGCGCGCTGTAG
- a CDS encoding trypsin-like peptidase domain-containing protein, whose amino-acid sequence MKRYVLLLTLMVVCASALIVFISDYQALVKKSKGRRGFAGEAAERSIEDIVEAVGPSVVAINTRERRLVRPRGGDPLLRYFGDDSDLLAESEGIGSGVIFDPDGYVLTNGHVVGRAQEIQVTLADGRRVEATLCAIDQERDLALIKLAEGGLHAAEFGDSENLRVGQWVIAFGNPFGTASRNAQPSVTSGVISALQRNLKVGHGLIYRDLIQTDAAINSGNNGGPLVDLSGRVIGLNTLILTSSGASTGLGFAIPIDSIKERLDELKRQCLKRQGVRGATR is encoded by the coding sequence ATGAAGAGATACGTACTGTTGCTCACACTGATGGTAGTCTGCGCGTCAGCGTTGATTGTGTTTATTTCAGACTATCAGGCCCTCGTGAAAAAGAGCAAGGGGCGGCGTGGGTTCGCCGGGGAGGCTGCCGAGAGGTCAATCGAAGATATCGTCGAGGCGGTCGGTCCCTCAGTGGTCGCGATCAATACCAGGGAGAGGAGGCTCGTACGCCCCCGCGGCGGGGACCCGCTCCTGCGCTATTTCGGGGACGATTCGGATCTGCTCGCTGAATCTGAGGGGATAGGCTCCGGCGTCATATTCGATCCAGATGGTTATGTCCTGACGAATGGCCACGTCGTGGGGCGCGCGCAGGAAATTCAGGTGACTCTGGCTGATGGACGGCGGGTTGAAGCGACACTCTGCGCGATAGACCAGGAACGCGATCTGGCGTTAATCAAGTTGGCCGAGGGCGGCCTCCACGCTGCCGAGTTCGGGGACTCTGAAAACCTCAGGGTGGGGCAGTGGGTCATCGCGTTTGGCAATCCTTTCGGAACGGCGTCGAGGAACGCCCAGCCCTCGGTGACGAGTGGTGTGATCAGCGCGCTTCAGAGGAACCTGAAAGTCGGGCATGGGCTTATTTACCGTGATCTCATTCAAACTGATGCCGCGATCAACAGCGGCAATAACGGCGGGCCGCTCGTAGACCTGAGCGGCAGGGTGATAGGGTTAAACACATTGATCCTCACCTCTTCGGGCGCCTCGACCGGTTTAGGATTCGCAATACCCATTGATTCCATTAAAGAGAGGCTGGATGAGCTGAAGCGGCAGTGCCTGAAAAGACAAGGCGTCAGGGGTGCCACGAGGTGA
- the hisI gene encoding phosphoribosyl-AMP cyclohydrolase — translation MKIVQELTFDERGLITAIIQDVRTNEVLMVAHMNRDALMKTVESGMTHFWSRSRKKLWLKGESSGHVQSVRGIFVDCDGDALLIKVDQKGGACHTGYRSCFYRKLAAGDAGFEIVGEKVFEPDKVYK, via the coding sequence ATGAAGATAGTGCAGGAGCTTACGTTCGATGAGCGAGGGCTCATTACCGCCATCATCCAGGACGTCCGAACGAACGAGGTCCTGATGGTGGCGCATATGAATAGGGATGCCCTCATGAAAACGGTGGAATCAGGCATGACCCATTTCTGGAGCCGGTCGAGAAAGAAATTATGGTTGAAGGGTGAATCCTCGGGGCACGTCCAGAGCGTCCGCGGGATCTTTGTCGACTGCGATGGGGACGCGCTGCTCATCAAGGTTGATCAAAAGGGAGGAGCCTGCCACACGGGATATCGCTCCTGTTTCTATCGCAAGCTCGCCGCGGGAGATGCCGGGTTTGAGATAGTGGGAGAAAAAGTATTCGAGCCTGATAAGGTGTATAAATAG
- the hisH gene encoding imidazole glycerol phosphate synthase subunit HisH, giving the protein MPRVLILDYGMGNLHSVRKAFEVCGCTAALSHSAGEIQTCDALVVPGVGSFGDCVLNLSRLGLREALANYIQSGKPYLGLCLGLQILFSSSEESPGIQGLDVFHGRVRRFTHELKIPHMGWNTLTFIPARAGDRSRSQPSVGADAECPLFRGIEDGAYVYFVHSYYPEIIERGIIAATTDYGVTFASAVWRGALMATQFHPEKSQRVGLAMIRNFIEFVESKE; this is encoded by the coding sequence ATGCCCAGGGTTCTGATCCTCGACTACGGGATGGGGAATCTCCACAGCGTCCGGAAGGCGTTTGAGGTATGCGGCTGCACGGCTGCCCTCTCGCACAGCGCCGGGGAAATACAGACGTGCGATGCGCTGGTGGTCCCCGGCGTGGGTTCTTTCGGCGATTGTGTGTTAAACCTGAGTCGCCTGGGACTGAGAGAAGCGCTCGCGAACTATATACAATCAGGGAAACCGTATCTCGGCCTCTGCCTGGGCCTCCAGATCCTTTTCTCGTCGAGCGAAGAATCTCCAGGAATTCAGGGGCTGGATGTGTTTCATGGGCGGGTGAGAAGGTTCACTCACGAACTTAAAATCCCGCACATGGGGTGGAACACCCTGACCTTTATACCGGCCCGCGCGGGGGATCGTTCACGCAGCCAACCATCCGTCGGCGCGGATGCGGAGTGCCCGTTGTTCAGGGGGATTGAGGATGGCGCGTACGTCTACTTCGTTCACTCGTATTACCCCGAAATCATTGAACGCGGGATCATCGCTGCGACAACTGACTATGGCGTGACATTTGCGTCGGCGGTGTGGCGGGGCGCTCTCATGGCTACACAGTTTCACCCCGAAAAGAGCCAGCGCGTCGGCCTGGCGATGATCAGGAACTTTATCGAGTTTGTGGAGTCAAAAGAGTAA
- the alaS gene encoding alanine--tRNA ligase, whose product MESSEIRQQFIDYFCNLGHRHVPSAPLIPADDPTLLFTNAGMNQFKDVFLGTGTRDYPRAVNSQKCMRVSGKHNDLDDVGRDTYHHTFFEMLGNWSFGDYYKREAIEWAWNLLTAKWKISPERLWATVFTGDDEAARIWPEVSGISPERVLRFAEDENFWEMAETGPCGPCSEIHIDMGEKHCLRRGEPGHRCVVNGNCGRYMEIWNLVFIQYNKDEQGALQPLPKRHVDTGMGFERLVAVLQGVDSNYATDLFVPILAALEEAAGERFAPDSPHATPFRVIADHLRGLSFAIADGALPSNEGRGYVLRMLLRRAVRYGRTLGIEEPFLYRMVPVVASIMGNAYPELVQHREHVSRVILSEEERFHNTLSFGLELLSEIIKNAKTNGQKALAGKDVFKLYDTYGFPVDLTGMIAREEGLSIDEKTFKELMEGQRERARVTWKAAPAGRTAAVYREILERGGGTEFCGYERLSVEATITALLKQGREVDNLAEGEEGELVLDRTPFYAEAGGQVGDEGRICSDTATALVFGTQSPLPGLVVHRVKMINGGVRGGERVKAEVNEGKRLETARNHTATHLLQNALKQVLGEHIKQSGSLVAPGRLRFDFTHFTAMSPREIERVEEIVNKRIRENARVGVYEMLFEEVRTKDIIAIFGERYGDRVRVIDIGEYSRELCGGTHVNAVGQIGLFTILGEASVAAGVRRIEALSGEAAFHLLRKRERQIAELAEMLKVESDKVVERVDALRGECKSLKKRAGREHEKEAIGDVSELIREAMDVGGIQVVAAELKGLQVDGLRNAGDRIRQKLGSGVILLGARHDNNAHLICMVSEDLVKKGLHAGAIVKDIAKVIGGSGGGRPQIAQAGGPRADKLVEALQEARDVIGKMIKK is encoded by the coding sequence ATGGAATCGAGTGAAATACGGCAGCAATTTATCGACTACTTTTGCAATCTTGGCCACCGCCATGTGCCGAGCGCCCCGCTCATCCCGGCTGACGACCCCACGCTCCTTTTCACAAATGCGGGGATGAACCAATTCAAGGATGTTTTCCTGGGCACCGGCACGAGGGATTATCCGCGCGCGGTAAATTCACAGAAGTGCATGCGTGTTTCCGGCAAGCACAATGACCTCGATGATGTCGGGAGGGATACCTACCACCACACGTTTTTCGAGATGCTCGGAAACTGGTCTTTCGGCGATTACTACAAGCGCGAGGCGATTGAGTGGGCCTGGAATCTTCTCACGGCAAAATGGAAGATATCGCCTGAGCGACTCTGGGCAACGGTTTTCACGGGCGACGATGAGGCTGCCCGCATCTGGCCTGAGGTCAGCGGGATCAGTCCCGAGCGCGTACTCCGCTTCGCTGAAGATGAGAATTTCTGGGAGATGGCTGAGACCGGTCCCTGCGGCCCTTGCTCTGAGATCCATATCGATATGGGGGAAAAACATTGTCTCCGGAGGGGAGAGCCGGGACACCGCTGCGTGGTAAACGGCAATTGCGGCAGATACATGGAGATATGGAATCTCGTGTTCATTCAATACAACAAGGATGAGCAGGGCGCCCTTCAGCCATTGCCGAAAAGGCATGTTGATACCGGCATGGGCTTTGAGCGCCTGGTGGCGGTTCTGCAGGGGGTGGACTCGAATTACGCGACCGATCTGTTTGTTCCGATTTTGGCTGCGCTGGAGGAGGCAGCCGGTGAGCGGTTCGCGCCCGACAGCCCGCACGCGACCCCCTTCCGGGTGATTGCGGACCATCTGCGCGGCCTGAGTTTTGCCATCGCCGACGGCGCCCTCCCCTCGAATGAAGGGCGCGGCTATGTCCTCCGTATGCTCCTGAGGCGCGCGGTTCGCTACGGACGCACGCTCGGGATCGAGGAACCGTTCCTCTACAGGATGGTGCCCGTGGTGGCGTCAATCATGGGGAACGCGTACCCGGAACTGGTACAGCATCGAGAACATGTGAGCAGGGTGATACTTTCCGAGGAGGAGAGGTTTCATAACACGCTCAGCTTCGGCCTCGAGTTGCTCTCTGAGATAATCAAGAACGCGAAAACGAATGGCCAGAAGGCCCTTGCCGGGAAAGATGTCTTCAAGCTCTACGACACCTACGGTTTCCCGGTCGACCTCACGGGCATGATCGCGAGGGAGGAAGGCCTCTCGATTGACGAAAAGACTTTCAAGGAACTCATGGAGGGCCAGAGAGAGAGAGCCCGGGTGACATGGAAAGCCGCTCCCGCCGGCAGGACAGCCGCGGTGTATAGAGAGATCTTGGAACGCGGCGGCGGGACGGAGTTTTGCGGATACGAGAGGCTCTCGGTTGAAGCGACGATTACGGCGCTTCTCAAGCAGGGAAGGGAGGTGGACAACCTCGCGGAAGGGGAGGAGGGCGAGCTCGTCCTCGACAGGACGCCATTCTATGCTGAGGCGGGCGGGCAGGTTGGCGATGAGGGGCGGATCTGCAGCGATACGGCTACCGCCCTGGTCTTCGGTACCCAGTCCCCCCTCCCTGGCCTCGTCGTCCACCGGGTGAAGATGATCAACGGTGGGGTGCGGGGGGGGGAGCGGGTGAAGGCCGAGGTGAACGAGGGGAAAAGGCTGGAGACCGCGAGAAATCACACCGCGACGCATCTTCTCCAGAATGCCCTCAAACAGGTACTGGGTGAGCACATCAAGCAGTCGGGCTCCCTCGTGGCGCCGGGCCGGCTGCGGTTTGACTTCACCCACTTTACGGCGATGTCTCCGAGAGAGATCGAACGGGTGGAGGAGATTGTCAACAAGCGGATCCGTGAAAACGCGCGGGTTGGGGTATATGAAATGCTATTCGAGGAAGTTCGCACGAAGGATATCATTGCGATCTTCGGGGAAAGGTACGGTGACAGGGTTCGCGTCATCGATATCGGGGAATACAGCAGGGAGCTCTGCGGGGGGACGCACGTCAATGCGGTCGGGCAGATCGGGCTGTTCACAATACTCGGTGAGGCCTCCGTCGCTGCGGGGGTGCGGCGCATTGAGGCCCTGAGTGGCGAGGCGGCGTTCCACCTGTTGAGGAAGCGGGAGCGCCAGATCGCGGAGCTCGCAGAGATGCTCAAGGTTGAATCAGACAAGGTCGTGGAGAGGGTGGATGCGCTCCGTGGAGAGTGCAAAAGTCTCAAGAAACGAGCCGGCCGTGAGCACGAGAAGGAAGCGATCGGTGACGTCTCAGAACTCATTCGCGAGGCGATGGACGTGGGGGGGATTCAGGTAGTTGCCGCCGAGCTCAAAGGGCTCCAGGTCGATGGTCTGAGAAACGCCGGGGATCGGATCAGGCAAAAGCTTGGGTCTGGAGTAATTCTCCTCGGGGCACGCCATGACAACAACGCGCACCTTATCTGCATGGTGAGCGAAGACCTGGTTAAAAAGGGCCTCCACGCCGGCGCGATTGTGAAGGATATTGCCAAAGTCATAGGGGGAAGCGGCGGCGGGCGGCCTCAGATTGCCCAGGCGGGTGGGCCCCGGGCAGACAAGCTAGTTGAGGCCCTTCAGGAGGCCCGCGACGTCATCGGGAAGATGATAAAAAAATAG
- the hisA gene encoding 1-(5-phosphoribosyl)-5-[(5-phosphoribosylamino)methylideneamino]imidazole-4-carboxamide isomerase → MLIIPAIDIKNGKCVRLYQGREDRETVYGDDPGAMAVRWQQGGAQYLHVVDLDGAFKGAPQNLRTVKELLERVTIPVEFGGGLRDIGAIRQVFKMGVDRVVLGTAAIRDRDFLRAAVKEYGRQIFVGLDIKEGRLAIEGWTRIAGVSPRRILPELQEIGVGGVVCTDVLTDGAMSGPNFKVLDEILASCPISVIASGGVSSVEHVRRLRALRGGTLFGVIIGRALYSGDIELREAFDAAADRGEPERSAPPC, encoded by the coding sequence ATGCTTATCATTCCGGCAATTGATATAAAGAACGGCAAATGCGTGAGGCTCTACCAGGGGAGAGAGGATCGAGAAACTGTCTATGGAGACGATCCCGGCGCCATGGCGGTCCGCTGGCAGCAGGGCGGAGCTCAGTACCTCCATGTGGTCGACCTCGATGGGGCGTTCAAGGGCGCGCCCCAGAACCTGCGGACGGTCAAGGAGTTACTTGAGCGGGTGACCATTCCCGTGGAATTTGGGGGTGGCCTGAGAGATATCGGGGCAATCAGGCAGGTGTTCAAGATGGGGGTTGATAGGGTGGTTCTCGGCACGGCCGCGATCCGAGACAGGGATTTCCTCAGGGCGGCGGTGAAGGAGTACGGGCGGCAGATTTTTGTGGGGCTCGACATAAAAGAGGGGCGCCTCGCCATCGAGGGATGGACAAGGATCGCTGGAGTGAGCCCGCGCCGGATACTTCCCGAACTTCAGGAAATCGGAGTGGGGGGGGTGGTGTGCACCGATGTGCTGACTGACGGGGCCATGTCCGGTCCGAATTTCAAAGTTCTGGATGAGATACTGGCCTCGTGCCCCATCAGCGTCATCGCCTCAGGCGGGGTGAGCTCGGTTGAGCACGTGAGGCGGCTCAGGGCCCTGCGTGGAGGCACGCTCTTTGGCGTGATTATCGGGAGAGCGCTCTACTCGGGAGACATCGAGTTGCGCGAGGCATTTGATGCGGCGGCTGACCGGGGCGAGCCCGAGAGGAGCGCGCCGCCATGCTAG